From Lysobacter lycopersici:
ACTGTTCACCGGCTGCACCAACTGCTCCACGCAGCCGTCGGTGATCCTCACCATCCAGGGCAACGAATTGCCGAACGAAGTCGTCGTGCTCGGTGCGCATCTGGATTCGATCAACCAGTCCGCGGGCGGCAACCCCGAGATGGTCGCGCCCGGCGCGGACGACGACGCCTCCGGCATCGCGACGCTGACCGAGGCCCTGCGCATCGCGCTCGCCAGCGGCTGGAAGCCGCAGCGCACGGTCAAGTTCATGGCCTATGCGGCGGAGGAAACGGGCCTGCGCGGATCGAACGCGATCGCCCAGCAGTTCAAGGCGAACGGCATCAACGTGGTCGGCGCGCTGCAACTGGACATGACCGAATACCAGCTCGGCACGCCCGAGGACATGCAGCTGGTCACCGACTATTCGAACGCCAGCCTCAAGCTGTTCTTCAACCGCCTGTTCGACGCCTACCTCGCGCCGATGGGCCTGCGCCGCGGCACCATCACCTGCGGCTACGGCTGTTCCGACCATGCGTCGTGGACCAGCGCGGGCTATCCGGCCGCGATGATGTTCGAGGCCGGCGACAACAGCGGCGCGAACACGCCCGCGTTCAGGGGCTACAACCCCAATATCCACACCACCGGCGACACGCTCTCCTTCCTCGGCGAATCGGCCGAGCACAGCGTCAAGTTCGCGCAGTTCGCGCTGGCTTTCATCGGCGAGGTCGGCAAGACCAGCGCCGCCGGGCCGACGAACGCGCCGCCGGTCGCGAACTTCCGCAGCAAGGTCGTCCGTCGCATCGTCGCCTTCACCGATCGTTCCAGCGACAGCGACGGCAGCATCGTCTCGCGCTCGTGGAATTTCGGCGACGGCAAGTCGTCGACGGCGACCAGCCCCACCCATGTGTATTCCACGGTCGGGACCTACAACGTCACCCTGACCGTCACCGACGACGACGGCGCGACCGCGAGCAAGACTTCGCCGGTCACGATCGTGCGCTGACGCGATCCCTGGCTGCAGAAAAAAGAAACCCGCCGGGAGGCGGGTTTCTTTTCGACTCGAACAATGATGAAGAGCTGGATCCCCGCCTTCGCGGGGATGACGTTCCGGCAAAGCCGTTCGCGCGTCGCGCGAACGGGCCGTCACGTCACTTGATCTTGCCTTCCTTGTAGATCACGTGTTTCCGGACGACGGGGTCGTACTTCTTGACCTCCATCTTGTTCGGCGTGTTCTTCTTGTTCTTGTCGGTGGTGTAGAAGTGGCCGGTGTTGGCCGAGGAGATCAGGCGGATCTTGTCGCGCTTGGAAGCCATGGTTCGATTCTCCTCAGACCTTCTCGCCCTGCTTGCGCAGGTCGGCCAGGACGGCGTCGATGCCGTTCTTGTCGATGGTGCGCAGGGCCTTGGTGGAAACGCGCAGCTTCACCCAGCGGTTCTCGGAAGCCACCCAGAAGCGGCGTTCGTGCAGGTTGGGGAGGAAGCGGCGGCGGGTCTTGTTGTTGGCGTGCGACACGTTGTTGCCGGTCGCGACGCGCTTGCCGGTGACTTGGCATTCACGGGACATCTGTGCACCTCGATGGTGTGTGGTTGTCGCCCGTAGCCCGGGCGGCGGCGGCCCCGCCGGCCGATGGAACCGGGGCGGGAATCGCTGCGGGACGCAGCGAGCCGGGCATTATGCCGACCCGGCCGGGCCCGGGCAAG
This genomic window contains:
- the rpmG gene encoding 50S ribosomal protein L33, with product MASKRDKIRLISSANTGHFYTTDKNKKNTPNKMEVKKYDPVVRKHVIYKEGKIK
- a CDS encoding M20/M25/M40 family metallo-hydrolase, translated to MKALPAISLLLLSMAVPARGASAANAAAQAPHSTVNRAPAHAAVDPLAPVYIVTSRKTFDTVHALVRDPASRRDSLGNELVVSETKAHMLDAVSGLIHQRELRCGGFFAFTSRAEADRFIANDRSALAARALTISYTIDNAATVDPWLPQATESGIYDTINTLQGYKNRYYASSYGKSAAEWIKSRWESLAAGRGDVTTELFTGCTNCSTQPSVILTIQGNELPNEVVVLGAHLDSINQSAGGNPEMVAPGADDDASGIATLTEALRIALASGWKPQRTVKFMAYAAEETGLRGSNAIAQQFKANGINVVGALQLDMTEYQLGTPEDMQLVTDYSNASLKLFFNRLFDAYLAPMGLRRGTITCGYGCSDHASWTSAGYPAAMMFEAGDNSGANTPAFRGYNPNIHTTGDTLSFLGESAEHSVKFAQFALAFIGEVGKTSAAGPTNAPPVANFRSKVVRRIVAFTDRSSDSDGSIVSRSWNFGDGKSSTATSPTHVYSTVGTYNVTLTVTDDDGATASKTSPVTIVR
- the rpmB gene encoding 50S ribosomal protein L28; amino-acid sequence: MSRECQVTGKRVATGNNVSHANNKTRRRFLPNLHERRFWVASENRWVKLRVSTKALRTIDKNGIDAVLADLRKQGEKV